The following coding sequences are from one Tolumonas lignilytica window:
- a CDS encoding TOBE domain-containing protein: MTPKAPHHPNSLLGELKLCTEVGPSLGDTRIQLLEAIDRLGSLTQAARSIPISYRTAWDALDDMNNLTDKPLVTRMTGGKNGGGTQLTPYGKQTVALYRALQAEYQQALLQIQQQLEKDKPCQGNKEKCEQYDAPQFRRLLRRLSMRSSARNQFIGTVTAIRSGPVEFEVTLQLDEHTHLTALITSESAERLGIFPGEELYALIKSSSVMLVTDRKLKLSTRNQLWGTISHIFRGPVNTEVVISLPGDRSVCAVITTESAQEMGLQEGQDASAAFKASAVLLCSFQG, from the coding sequence ATGACCCCAAAAGCACCTCATCACCCCAATTCCTTACTGGGGGAATTAAAATTATGTACCGAAGTGGGCCCATCTCTGGGCGATACTCGCATTCAACTACTGGAAGCAATTGACCGGCTGGGATCCCTGACACAGGCAGCCCGTTCGATTCCCATCTCCTACCGGACGGCATGGGATGCGTTGGATGATATGAATAATCTGACCGATAAACCGCTGGTAACACGAATGACAGGCGGCAAAAATGGCGGTGGAACTCAGTTAACACCCTATGGTAAACAAACTGTTGCGTTATACCGGGCATTACAGGCGGAATATCAGCAGGCATTGCTACAGATCCAGCAACAATTGGAAAAAGACAAACCCTGCCAAGGTAATAAAGAGAAATGCGAACAATATGATGCCCCGCAATTCCGTCGCCTGTTACGCCGCTTATCCATGCGCAGCAGTGCTCGTAATCAATTCATTGGTACTGTCACCGCTATCCGCTCCGGCCCTGTTGAATTTGAAGTGACGTTACAGCTTGATGAACATACCCATTTGACAGCACTAATAACCAGTGAATCAGCAGAACGTCTGGGGATTTTTCCCGGCGAAGAACTGTATGCCTTGATCAAATCGTCGTCAGTTATGTTGGTGACTGATCGAAAGCTAAAATTATCGACCCGCAATCAACTTTGGGGAACGATCAGCCACATCTTCCGTGGGCCGGTTAATACCGAAGTAGTAATCAGTTTACCCGGCGACAGGAGTGTCTGTGCCGTGATCACTACCGAAAGTGCACAAGAGATGGGGCTTCAGGAAGGGCAAGATGCTTCTGCTGCGTTTAAGGCATCAGCCGTCTTACTCTGTAGTTTTCAGGGATAG
- the nifH gene encoding nitrogenase iron protein encodes MAIRQCAIYGKGGIGKSTTTQNLVAALAEAGKKVMIIGCDPKADSTRLILHSKMQVTVMHLAAEAGSVDDLELEDVMQVGYGDVKCVESGGPEPGVGCAGRGVITAINFLEEEGAYSDDLDFVFYDVLGDVVCGGFAMPIRENKAQEIYIVCSGEMMAMYAANNISKGIVKYAKSGSVRLAGLICNSRKTDREDELIMALADKLGTQMIHFVPRDNTVQHAEIRRMTVIEYDPKCKQADEYRALANKVINNKMFVVPTPLEMEELEALLMEFGLMDAEDESIVGKTAAEEVVA; translated from the coding sequence GTGGCAATTCGTCAATGCGCCATTTACGGCAAAGGTGGTATCGGAAAATCCACTACAACTCAGAACCTGGTTGCAGCACTGGCTGAAGCAGGTAAAAAAGTCATGATCATTGGTTGTGACCCCAAAGCCGATTCAACCCGTTTGATCCTGCACTCAAAAATGCAGGTTACCGTGATGCATCTGGCTGCAGAAGCCGGTTCTGTCGATGACCTGGAACTGGAAGATGTCATGCAAGTGGGTTACGGCGACGTGAAATGCGTTGAGTCTGGTGGCCCTGAACCAGGAGTGGGTTGTGCTGGTCGCGGGGTTATTACCGCCATCAACTTCCTGGAAGAAGAAGGCGCATATAGCGACGATTTGGATTTCGTGTTCTATGACGTACTGGGTGACGTTGTGTGTGGTGGTTTCGCGATGCCAATTCGTGAAAACAAAGCTCAGGAAATCTATATCGTTTGCTCAGGCGAAATGATGGCGATGTATGCCGCCAACAACATTTCTAAAGGGATCGTGAAATATGCTAAATCAGGTTCTGTGCGACTGGCAGGTCTGATTTGTAACTCACGTAAAACTGACCGTGAAGATGAATTGATCATGGCGCTGGCTGATAAGCTGGGTACACAGATGATCCACTTCGTCCCACGTGATAACACGGTGCAACACGCCGAAATTCGTCGTATGACCGTGATTGAATACGATCCAAAATGCAAGCAAGCCGATGAATATCGCGCTCTGGCCAACAAGGTTATCAACAACAAGATGTTTGTAGTTCCAACTCCACTAGAGATGGAAGAACTGGAAGCGTTGTTGATGGAATTCGGTCTGATGGATGCAGAAGACGAATCGATTGTCGGTAAAACAGCTGCTGAAGAAGTGGTCGCATAA
- a CDS encoding NifB/NifX family molybdenum-iron cluster-binding protein, whose product MLKVAFASSDGVHIDQHFGASEQLMIFEVQPGMADLLNVGHFEQATMKGEHKDKVPGYEDNAEPASVLESEVTQEEQPALLTEDKVIAKIEFVGDCAAVYAASIGTSSIRRLMNAGIQPVIVDYGHELVDLLNEVSFALVHGGLSWVDRAKAKNKAPDRFSSLENKSWSGLSSQHALITDLTE is encoded by the coding sequence ATGTTAAAAGTCGCATTTGCCAGTTCGGATGGAGTTCACATCGATCAGCATTTTGGTGCCAGTGAACAGTTAATGATCTTTGAAGTGCAGCCGGGTATGGCGGATCTGCTTAATGTCGGTCATTTTGAACAGGCCACCATGAAAGGTGAACACAAAGATAAAGTGCCGGGTTATGAAGACAATGCTGAACCGGCTTCCGTGCTGGAATCCGAGGTGACACAGGAGGAACAACCGGCGCTGCTTACCGAAGATAAAGTCATTGCGAAAATTGAATTTGTTGGTGACTGCGCAGCCGTCTATGCAGCCTCTATTGGCACCTCATCTATTCGTCGTCTGATGAATGCCGGTATTCAACCAGTCATTGTTGATTACGGCCATGAACTGGTTGATCTGTTAAATGAGGTGAGTTTTGCCCTGGTTCATGGCGGTTTATCCTGGGTTGATCGTGCTAAAGCGAAAAATAAAGCGCCGGATCGTTTTTCCTCTCTGGAAAATAAATCATGGTCTGGTTTATCCAGTCAACACGCGTTAATCACAGACCTTACAGAATAA
- the nifN gene encoding nitrogenase iron-molybdenum cofactor biosynthesis protein NifN: protein MAKIEISQAPLVLNPLKVGQSIGASLAFLGLDRCMPLQHGARGCTSFNKLFFMRHFREPIPLQTTAMELTTVVMGADANVVEALQTICERNNPAVIGLTTTGLSATQGVCLQHSLKAFREQCPQYADVVVIPVETCDSQGGLEAGYALALLAILKTLLPVRTQATVAEFKTGKITLLPSPMLTPADIEVLKEWLESYGLSAICLPDISLSLDGNLMDEGFNALTQGGTTLAEILQIAESDAVITIGHSLNQVADWLHEYHPVPQLRLTGLHSLSDCDQLNLFLSELSGDPVPARQQRQRRQLLDAMVDTQFRLGVSRIAMGCESDFLFALTSGLSEIGCEIVAAVIPTLPLHASTALIRHKIQQFPSEMLIVGDLGVLEHLACQQHAELLITNSHGQEISERTGIPLLPAGYPLHKHAGEHARQWIGYAGIRQTLYRIDNLLASGQQVVEPYRSSFWPERDQIYSAATITSA, encoded by the coding sequence ATGGCAAAAATCGAAATTTCACAGGCACCACTGGTACTGAACCCATTAAAAGTTGGTCAGTCTATCGGCGCGTCACTTGCCTTTCTGGGACTGGATCGTTGCATGCCGCTACAGCATGGCGCCCGCGGCTGCACGTCATTTAACAAGCTATTTTTCATGCGCCATTTTCGTGAGCCCATCCCGTTACAAACCACCGCGATGGAACTGACCACGGTCGTAATGGGGGCTGATGCCAACGTGGTCGAGGCGTTACAAACTATCTGTGAACGTAATAACCCGGCCGTGATTGGCTTAACCACCACAGGGCTCAGTGCCACACAAGGTGTCTGTCTGCAGCATTCACTCAAAGCGTTCCGGGAACAATGTCCGCAATATGCCGATGTGGTGGTTATTCCAGTCGAAACCTGTGACAGTCAGGGCGGATTAGAAGCCGGTTATGCGCTGGCGCTGCTTGCCATACTGAAAACATTGCTGCCAGTCAGAACACAAGCAACCGTAGCGGAATTTAAAACCGGCAAAATCACCCTGCTGCCCTCGCCGATGCTGACTCCGGCAGATATTGAAGTGCTGAAAGAATGGCTGGAATCTTATGGCTTATCCGCCATCTGTCTGCCCGACATCTCGTTATCACTGGACGGTAATCTGATGGATGAAGGCTTTAATGCCCTGACGCAGGGTGGAACAACGTTAGCGGAAATATTACAGATCGCCGAATCAGATGCCGTCATTACCATTGGGCACAGCCTGAATCAGGTGGCTGACTGGTTGCATGAGTATCATCCGGTTCCACAATTGCGTTTAACCGGTTTACACAGCCTTAGTGATTGTGATCAGCTCAATCTGTTTTTGTCTGAACTGTCCGGTGATCCGGTGCCGGCCCGGCAGCAACGCCAACGCCGCCAGTTGCTGGATGCCATGGTAGATACACAATTCCGCTTGGGAGTCTCACGTATTGCAATGGGCTGTGAAAGCGATTTTCTGTTTGCACTGACCTCTGGTCTGAGCGAAATCGGCTGTGAGATCGTCGCGGCGGTGATCCCGACCTTGCCACTACATGCCAGCACAGCTCTTATCCGCCATAAAATACAGCAGTTTCCGTCTGAAATGCTCATCGTTGGCGATCTGGGCGTACTTGAACATCTTGCATGCCAGCAACATGCCGAATTGTTGATCACCAATTCGCATGGTCAGGAAATATCCGAACGCACCGGTATCCCGTTGCTGCCTGCCGGCTACCCATTGCACAAACATGCCGGAGAACATGCACGCCAATGGATCGGCTATGCCGGTATCCGGCAGACGCTCTATCGCATTGACAACTTACTGGCATCAGGACAACAGGTGGTAGAGCCCTACCGTTCCAGTTTCTGGCCTGAACGTGACCAGATCTATTCAGCCGCAACCATTACTTCTGCCTAG
- the nifE gene encoding nitrogenase iron-molybdenum cofactor biosynthesis protein NifE, translating to MDIRAIEILQQEPACQHNKSGKSGCARAKPGATQGGCFFDGARNALLPIADAAHIVHGPISCAGTSWDNRGSRSSGANLYRKGFTTDLSDIDIIMGRGEERLYFAIQQIVEQCSPAAVFIYTTCVPALHGDDVAAVARAAATRWQIPVIAVDCAGYYGSKNLGNRLAGEILLNQVIGTREPPLPVWKPASVRLTHDIGIIGEWNVGGEFWQILPLLDELGIRVLSTLTGDSRFAEVQTLHCAEANLLVCSKAFLNVARGLQEKYGTPYAECSFYGMHNTSSALKRLTAMLDDADLAQRVSALIEREESTLQTKLASLKPFLAGKRVLIFSGGFKSWSLVAAMQELGMHVVATGTEKSTEEDKERIARLMGDQVKTIDDNDQQALIRAFHDFKADILIAGDRYIYPSLKSRIPFLDVDHVRHIAYTGYAGVAELARQLTRALKNPVWEHVSSPAPWLTPPVETPELPASSELKISKVA from the coding sequence ATGGATATTCGAGCAATTGAAATACTGCAACAAGAGCCTGCCTGTCAGCACAATAAATCGGGAAAATCCGGCTGTGCCAGAGCTAAACCTGGTGCAACACAAGGCGGCTGCTTTTTTGATGGAGCCAGAAACGCGCTGTTGCCGATCGCCGATGCTGCCCATATTGTGCATGGCCCGATCAGCTGTGCTGGCACATCATGGGATAACCGTGGTTCACGTTCTTCCGGCGCAAATCTTTATCGCAAAGGCTTCACCACCGATCTAAGCGACATCGACATCATCATGGGGCGTGGCGAAGAACGTCTCTATTTTGCCATCCAGCAAATTGTTGAACAGTGCTCACCTGCCGCAGTATTTATCTATACCACCTGTGTTCCCGCTTTGCATGGTGATGATGTCGCTGCCGTAGCACGAGCAGCGGCTACGCGCTGGCAGATCCCGGTAATTGCCGTTGATTGCGCCGGTTATTACGGCAGTAAAAATCTGGGAAACCGTCTGGCCGGCGAAATACTGCTGAACCAGGTTATCGGTACGCGAGAACCCCCATTGCCGGTCTGGAAACCTGCCAGTGTCCGGCTGACACACGATATAGGCATCATCGGTGAATGGAATGTGGGCGGCGAATTCTGGCAGATCCTGCCATTACTGGATGAACTCGGTATTCGGGTTCTGTCAACACTCACCGGTGATTCGCGTTTTGCCGAAGTTCAGACATTACATTGTGCCGAAGCCAATCTGCTGGTGTGCAGTAAAGCCTTTCTGAATGTCGCCCGGGGATTACAGGAAAAATATGGCACACCTTACGCTGAATGCAGCTTCTATGGCATGCATAATACTTCTTCGGCATTAAAGCGGCTTACAGCCATGCTGGATGACGCTGATCTGGCACAACGAGTCTCTGCCCTGATAGAAAGGGAGGAAAGCACCCTTCAGACAAAACTAGCCTCCTTAAAACCGTTTTTGGCAGGAAAGCGCGTGCTGATTTTCAGTGGCGGATTTAAATCCTGGTCTCTGGTTGCGGCCATGCAGGAGTTAGGCATGCATGTCGTTGCCACCGGTACCGAAAAATCAACAGAAGAGGATAAAGAGCGTATTGCCAGACTCATGGGCGATCAGGTCAAAACTATTGATGACAATGACCAGCAGGCCCTGATCCGGGCGTTCCATGATTTCAAAGCCGATATTCTGATTGCAGGGGATCGTTACATTTACCCGAGCTTGAAATCTCGTATTCCATTTCTCGATGTCGATCATGTCAGACATATTGCTTACACCGGCTATGCCGGGGTTGCCGAACTCGCTCGTCAACTGACCCGAGCGCTGAAAAATCCGGTATGGGAGCATGTTTCCAGCCCCGCCCCCTGGCTCACACCACCCGTGGAAACACCTGAATTGCCGGCATCATCGGAATTGAAAATCAGCAAAGTGGCATAG
- a CDS encoding sigma 54-interacting transcriptional regulator has protein sequence MNHLAEVIPESTIKRGREQRNHSLTSSCACSLGECRSETLPLLSEVSKVVSADGSLSKTLKVVLELLQKHLQVVRAMISLYDSGCDQIFIHESLGLTEDEIAKGVYYPGEGITGKVVESGKPIIVPVIADEPQFLNRTGSWNEEHDLKHSFICVPIIRGQKVMGTIAAERRYDNHMLLHLDLEVLAIIATTIAQAVELHLLERAHQKVLRDQSIKLKNELKEKFKPSNIIGNSKAMQAVYRMIEKVSHAKTTVLILGESGVGKERVASAIHYHSSCASGPFVKFNCASLPESVIESELFGHEKGAFTGATTRRAGRFEESNGGTIFLDEVGELSLPMQAKLLRVLQERSFERVGSNTTIRVDVRILAATNRDLPDMVAKGTFREDLFYRLNVFPITIPPLKDRGNDIVTLADHFVARFAKEQDVEVPRIATPALNLLLSYNWPGNVRELENMMERAVLLAEDGVIHSYNLPTYLQPPVLGEISAQGGLEARLSQIEYELIIEALTLHQGNVSEAATHLGLTRRILGLRMAKYQLNYKNYRQGDGLAQEGE, from the coding sequence ATGAATCATTTGGCCGAAGTAATACCAGAATCCACAATAAAGCGAGGACGTGAACAGCGAAATCATTCCCTCACATCATCCTGTGCCTGTTCTTTGGGCGAATGTCGCTCTGAAACACTCCCCTTGCTTTCGGAAGTCAGCAAGGTGGTCAGTGCAGATGGCTCTTTGTCGAAAACACTCAAGGTCGTGCTGGAGTTGCTGCAAAAACACCTGCAGGTCGTCAGAGCCATGATCTCGCTTTATGACTCCGGCTGCGACCAAATCTTCATCCATGAAAGTCTGGGTCTGACCGAGGATGAGATCGCCAAAGGCGTCTATTACCCCGGCGAAGGCATTACCGGAAAAGTGGTAGAAAGCGGCAAACCGATCATTGTGCCGGTGATTGCCGATGAACCGCAGTTTCTCAACCGTACCGGAAGCTGGAATGAGGAACACGATCTAAAGCACTCGTTTATTTGTGTGCCGATTATCCGCGGTCAGAAGGTAATGGGCACAATTGCCGCAGAGCGTCGCTATGACAACCATATGCTGCTGCATCTGGATCTGGAGGTGCTGGCAATCATCGCGACTACTATTGCACAGGCGGTAGAATTACATCTGCTGGAACGTGCTCATCAGAAGGTATTGCGGGATCAATCCATCAAACTTAAAAATGAGCTGAAAGAAAAATTTAAGCCCAGCAACATCATCGGTAATTCCAAGGCGATGCAGGCTGTGTATCGCATGATTGAGAAAGTCAGCCACGCCAAAACGACTGTGCTGATCTTAGGGGAAAGTGGTGTCGGTAAAGAACGCGTCGCCAGTGCGATCCACTATCACAGCAGTTGCGCCAGCGGGCCATTTGTTAAATTCAACTGTGCCTCGCTCCCTGAATCAGTCATTGAAAGTGAACTTTTTGGCCATGAAAAAGGGGCCTTTACCGGTGCTACCACGCGCCGGGCCGGCCGCTTTGAAGAGTCAAATGGCGGCACCATTTTTCTTGATGAAGTCGGCGAACTTTCGCTGCCAATGCAAGCCAAGCTGTTGCGTGTCTTACAGGAGCGCAGCTTTGAACGCGTTGGCAGCAACACCACAATCCGTGTCGATGTACGGATTTTGGCAGCCACCAACCGGGATTTGCCGGACATGGTCGCGAAAGGCACATTCCGCGAAGATCTGTTTTATCGCCTTAACGTGTTCCCGATTACGATCCCGCCATTGAAAGACCGGGGCAATGACATTGTCACGCTGGCTGATCATTTTGTGGCGCGGTTTGCCAAAGAGCAGGATGTAGAAGTGCCCCGGATTGCTACCCCTGCGCTGAATCTCCTGCTCAGCTATAACTGGCCAGGTAATGTGCGCGAATTGGAGAACATGATGGAGCGGGCCGTGTTGCTTGCCGAAGATGGCGTCATTCACAGCTACAACCTGCCAACCTATTTACAGCCACCAGTACTGGGGGAAATCAGTGCGCAAGGTGGGCTGGAAGCTCGTTTATCACAGATTGAATACGAGCTGATTATAGAAGCGCTGACATTACATCAGGGTAATGTCAGTGAAGCCGCGACACATCTGGGTTTAACCCGCCGCATCCTCGGTTTACGCATGGCGAAATATCAGCTCAATTATAAAAACTACCGTCAAGGTGACGGTCTGGCTCAGGAAGGAGAATAA
- the vnfD gene encoding nitrogenase vanadium-iron protein, alpha chain produces MPMVLLKCDKDIPERQKHIYLKAPGESTKEYLPIANVATIPGTLSERGCAFCGAKLVIGGVVKDAIQMIHGPIGCAYDTWHTKRYPSDNGHFPLKYVWSTDMKESHIVFGGEKRLEESIHEAFDAMPELKSMFLYTTCPTALIGDDVKAVAKKVMKDRPDVDIFTVECPGFSGVSQSKGHHVLNIGWVDEKVGQVEPEITSPYTINFIGDYNIQGDTQLLQQYWDKLGIQVIAHFTGNSTYDSLRGMHKAQLNVVNCARSAGYIANELKKRYGIPRLDIDTWGFNYMAEGIRKVCAFFGIEEKGEALIAEEEAKWKPKLDWYKEQLKGTKMAIWTGGPRLWHWTKSVEDDMGIEVVAMSSKFGHEEDFEKVVARGREGTYYLDDANELEFFEIIDLVKPDIIFTGPRVGELVKKLHLPYINGHAYHNGPYMGFEGFVNMARDIYNAMRSPIHKLAGTDIRDLSSTSAVLKEAV; encoded by the coding sequence ATGCCAATGGTATTGTTGAAGTGCGATAAGGATATTCCTGAACGCCAGAAGCACATTTATCTGAAAGCCCCCGGTGAAAGCACAAAGGAATATCTTCCTATTGCGAACGTCGCCACCATTCCAGGAACACTGTCTGAACGTGGTTGTGCGTTCTGCGGTGCCAAACTGGTTATCGGTGGGGTGGTTAAAGATGCAATTCAGATGATCCACGGCCCGATTGGTTGTGCTTATGATACATGGCACACCAAACGCTATCCGAGTGATAACGGTCATTTTCCTCTGAAATATGTCTGGTCGACCGACATGAAAGAGAGCCACATTGTATTCGGTGGCGAAAAGCGTCTGGAAGAAAGCATCCATGAAGCGTTTGACGCCATGCCTGAACTGAAAAGCATGTTCCTTTATACCACTTGCCCGACTGCACTGATTGGCGACGACGTGAAAGCGGTTGCCAAAAAAGTCATGAAAGACCGTCCGGATGTCGACATTTTTACCGTGGAATGCCCAGGTTTCTCTGGCGTCAGTCAGTCAAAAGGCCACCATGTGCTGAACATCGGCTGGGTTGATGAAAAAGTCGGTCAGGTTGAGCCGGAAATCACCAGTCCCTACACCATCAACTTTATCGGTGACTACAACATTCAAGGTGATACCCAACTGTTACAGCAATACTGGGACAAACTGGGCATTCAGGTTATCGCGCATTTCACTGGTAACTCTACTTACGATTCGCTGCGCGGTATGCACAAAGCACAACTGAACGTCGTGAACTGCGCTCGCTCTGCCGGCTATATCGCGAATGAATTGAAAAAACGCTACGGCATTCCGCGTCTCGATATCGATACCTGGGGTTTTAACTACATGGCAGAAGGGATCCGCAAGGTGTGTGCTTTCTTCGGTATCGAAGAGAAGGGGGAAGCATTGATTGCGGAAGAAGAAGCCAAATGGAAACCAAAACTGGATTGGTACAAAGAGCAACTGAAAGGTACCAAGATGGCGATTTGGACGGGTGGCCCGCGTCTGTGGCACTGGACTAAATCAGTCGAAGATGACATGGGCATCGAAGTCGTCGCTATGTCTTCCAAATTCGGCCATGAAGAAGATTTTGAAAAAGTCGTGGCGCGTGGTCGTGAAGGCACTTACTACCTGGATGATGCGAACGAACTGGAATTCTTCGAAATCATCGATCTGGTGAAACCCGACATCATCTTTACTGGCCCGCGTGTGGGTGAATTGGTGAAAAAACTCCATCTGCCTTACATCAACGGCCATGCCTACCACAATGGTCCTTACATGGGCTTTGAAGGTTTCGTCAACATGGCTCGCGACATCTACAACGCCATGCGCAGCCCAATTCATAAACTGGCGGGTACAGACATTCGCGATTTGTCCAGTACATCTGCCGTACTGAAGGAGGCTGTGTAA
- the vnfG gene encoding V-containing nitrogenase subunit delta has product MEQQITELYNYVQERCLWQFFSRSWDRKENIEGIVAQAKTLFAGEEPKAETPDDRCHLADAKLMVADFKSRFPWVKETSFADISLMLDGLAAKLTDTVITGSKNRELHDRLY; this is encoded by the coding sequence ATGGAACAGCAAATTACCGAACTCTACAACTACGTTCAGGAACGTTGCCTGTGGCAGTTTTTCTCCCGTAGTTGGGATCGCAAAGAAAACATCGAAGGTATTGTCGCGCAGGCGAAAACGCTGTTTGCCGGTGAAGAACCGAAAGCCGAGACCCCAGATGACCGTTGCCATCTGGCGGATGCCAAGCTGATGGTCGCTGATTTCAAATCCCGTTTCCCGTGGGTGAAAGAAACCAGTTTTGCCGATATCAGCCTCATGCTGGATGGTCTGGCAGCCAAATTGACCGACACCGTGATCACCGGTTCCAAGAACCGTGAGCTTCACGACCGGCTGTATTAA
- a CDS encoding nitrogenase component 1: MSCDCETTEKKCGEVNAHKKERSGVINPMLDCQPAGAQYACIGIQDCIPLVHGGQGCCMFVRLLLAQHFKENFDIASSSLHEDSAVFGGVQRIQDGVMVLAKRYPELRIIPIITTCSTEVIGDDIEGTIRLCNKALKEEFPDRDIHLVPVHTPSFKGSHVSGYDEAMKALVKTLGKKGKPTGKINLFTGFVNPGDVELMKHYLSEMQIDGTVFMDTTTFESPMLPGKEIKTRGNTTVEDFQNSANAIGTISLARYESDTAAKALFEEFEVPMIPTATPYGIKNTDLLLQNLSAMTGKPIPESLVHERGLALDALADLTHMFFANKKVAIFGHADQVLGLAEFCMEMEMEPVLLLLGDDNSRYKKDTRIAELKKSVNFDMEIVFNADLWELENRVKNGLKLDLILGHSKGRYVAIDNNIPMVRVGFPTFDRAGLYRKPTMGYRGAMELAEQIANTLFAHMEYTHNKEWILNTW, encoded by the coding sequence ATGTCTTGTGATTGCGAAACAACCGAAAAGAAATGTGGCGAAGTTAACGCCCACAAAAAGGAGCGTTCCGGTGTTATTAACCCGATGCTCGATTGTCAGCCTGCGGGTGCCCAATATGCCTGTATCGGCATTCAGGATTGTATCCCGCTGGTCCACGGTGGCCAGGGTTGCTGTATGTTTGTGCGTCTGCTATTGGCACAGCATTTCAAAGAGAATTTTGATATTGCGTCATCTTCTTTGCATGAAGATTCTGCGGTATTCGGCGGTGTGCAACGTATTCAGGATGGCGTCATGGTGCTGGCCAAACGCTACCCGGAACTGCGCATTATCCCAATCATCACCACCTGTTCGACCGAAGTTATCGGCGATGACATCGAAGGGACAATCCGTCTGTGTAATAAAGCACTGAAAGAGGAATTCCCGGATCGCGACATCCATCTGGTACCAGTGCACACGCCAAGTTTTAAAGGCAGCCATGTCAGTGGTTATGACGAAGCGATGAAAGCGCTAGTCAAAACACTGGGCAAAAAAGGCAAACCAACAGGCAAAATCAACCTGTTCACCGGTTTTGTTAACCCTGGTGATGTTGAGCTGATGAAGCATTACCTGTCTGAAATGCAGATCGACGGTACGGTATTTATGGATACCACCACCTTCGAATCGCCGATGCTGCCTGGGAAAGAAATCAAAACGCGCGGTAATACTACTGTGGAAGATTTCCAGAACAGTGCCAATGCGATTGGGACTATCAGTCTGGCCCGTTACGAATCTGACACCGCCGCAAAAGCGTTGTTTGAAGAATTCGAAGTGCCGATGATCCCGACGGCGACGCCATATGGCATCAAAAATACCGATCTGTTATTGCAGAATTTAAGCGCGATGACCGGTAAACCGATCCCGGAATCACTGGTGCATGAACGCGGTTTGGCTCTGGATGCGCTGGCTGATTTAACTCACATGTTCTTTGCCAACAAAAAAGTCGCCATCTTTGGTCATGCCGATCAGGTGCTGGGGCTCGCTGAGTTCTGTATGGAAATGGAGATGGAGCCCGTGTTGTTACTGCTCGGTGACGACAACTCACGCTATAAAAAAGACACCCGTATTGCTGAACTGAAAAAATCAGTGAACTTCGATATGGAAATCGTCTTCAACGCCGATCTGTGGGAACTGGAAAACCGCGTTAAAAATGGTCTGAAACTGGATCTGATCCTAGGGCATTCCAAAGGCCGTTATGTTGCCATCGACAATAACATTCCGATGGTGCGTGTTGGCTTCCCAACCTTCGACCGTGCTGGTTTATACCGCAAACCGACTATGGGCTACCGCGGCGCGATGGAGCTGGCAGAGCAGATTGCCAATACCCTGTTCGCCCACATGGAATATACCCACAACAAAGAGTGGATCCTGAACACCTGGTGA
- a CDS encoding NifB/NifX family molybdenum-iron cluster-binding protein: MSKKIGHLRVAICSKSLTHVDANFSFAKQIVFYDVSYDAITFLDVTKFASPPRRHEAAKAAESQPMGTGRKGGCCMAELGGSEVDQLSARVASLEECDVLFCVGLNDLAAVRIRDAGVFPVKMETVRETDEVLASLQWRMNHNPPLWIRRLLGYGNRNTEYRVAVGAE; this comes from the coding sequence ATGTCAAAGAAAATAGGGCATTTACGCGTTGCAATATGCAGCAAAAGCCTCACACATGTTGATGCTAACTTTTCATTCGCCAAGCAGATTGTATTTTACGATGTGAGTTATGACGCCATTACGTTCCTTGATGTCACCAAATTCGCGTCACCACCACGTCGGCATGAGGCGGCAAAAGCAGCGGAAAGTCAGCCGATGGGAACTGGTCGGAAAGGGGGATGTTGTATGGCTGAACTGGGTGGCAGTGAAGTCGATCAGCTTTCTGCTCGGGTGGCCAGTCTGGAAGAATGTGATGTTCTGTTTTGTGTCGGCTTAAACGATTTGGCTGCTGTCCGCATCCGCGATGCGGGTGTTTTTCCGGTGAAGATGGAGACAGTCCGGGAAACGGATGAGGTGCTGGCTTCGTTGCAATGGCGCATGAACCACAACCCGCCATTGTGGATCCGCCGTCTGCTGGGCTATGGCAACCGAAACACCGAATACCGGGTTGCCGTGGGTGCTGAATAA